ACCGCGGAGGTGTGGGAGGTGGACCTTCGGCTGGGCGAGGCCCATGGCTGGTACCCATCCATCGACCGGTTCGTGCAGGAGCGCCTGGGCGAGTACGAGGAGGTCTACTTCGGCAAGGGCTATGCCCATCCGGATAAGAGCACGATCGACATCCGTCGTTTCTGTGGTGTGGAACCCTTCGACCTGGAACGGTTCGACACGGCGCCGCGACACATCACCTTCGTTCTGCGAGATGACCGGCTCTGGTATCGGTCGCGGATGATGCGCTTCGCGGACCGGGTGTTCCGTCGTCTGGGCCTGCACGCCATCTTCGGAACGGTCTTCATCGCGGACCAGGAACGTCTCGCGCGCGCCACCCTGCGCCGCATCCGCAGGCGCTATCCGGATGCCCAGGCCACTTTCGTGGGCCTTGGGGATGCCGGTGCCGAACGCGACGGGGTGAATGACCTGCGCACCCGCCGGATGAGCGTGGAGGTGGAGCTGGCCTGGTGCCGGGCCTATGCGGCGAGCCAGTTCGTGATCGGCGTCCACGGATCGAACATGCTGCTGCCAACGGCGCTGGCCGGCGGCTGCATCGAGGTGCTCCCCTACGACCGCTACCGCAACATCGTTCAGGATGTGGCGGTGCGGCAACGCGACGTGATGCAGCTCTTCCTCTACCGCTTCGTGGACGAGCACGTGTCACCGGGCGCCGTGGCGCGTCACGCGATCTCCATGTTCGCGGACCACCGGGTCTTCCACCGCAACAACCGCATCAACATCTACTGACCGCGATGCCCGAACCGCAACAGACCCCGCCGCTCACCGCGCCGGTGCTGCTCATCGCCTTCAACAGGATCGCGCCCACGCGCCAGGTGTTCAACGCCATCCGGGCGGCGCGCCCCACGAAGCTGTACCTCGCCTGTGACGGGCCTCGGAACGCTGAGGAGGCGGAGCGGTGCGAGGAAGTGCGTGCGCTGGCCCGCGAAGTGGACTGGCCCTGCGAGCTGCACACACGGTTCAACGAGCGCAACCTGGGACTGCGCAAAGGGGTGAGCAGCGCGATCGCCTGGTTCTTCGAGCACGAGCCGGAGGGCATCGTACTGGAGGACGACACCCTGCCGGTGCCCACCTTCTTCCGGTTCTGCCAGGAGCTGCTGGAGCGTTACCGCCATGATGAGCGCGTATGGGTGATCATGGGCAACAACCTGATGGATGACTGGCCGGGCGGCACGGATGGCTCCTACTACTACAGTGCGCACGGATACGGGGCCCCTTGGGGCTGGGCCAGCTGGCGTCGCACGTGGTCCCACTACGACGTGGACATGGGGGCATGGCCGGCTTTGAAGCAAAGCCCGTTGCTGAAGGCCTTCTTTCTGGACCGCCGAGAGGAGGAGGACGTGCACAGCATGTTCGACTACGTGCATTGCGGGCGGATGAACTCGTGGTCCTACCAGCTCGACATCACGCGGGTGATGAACCATGGCCTCAACATCCTTCCGGCGGTGAACCTGATCCGCAACATCGGGTTCGGTGCGGACGGTACGCACACGGTGGATCTTTCGGACCCGCGGAACAAGGACACCGCGCGCGACATCGCCTTCCCGCTGCAGCATCCGCGGTTCATGATGCTGGACGCCCGGCGCGACACGGCGTACTTCCGGCGCTTCATCGGCAGCACGCCG
The Flavobacteriales bacterium DNA segment above includes these coding regions:
- a CDS encoding nucleotide-diphospho-sugar transferase — translated: MPEPQQTPPLTAPVLLIAFNRIAPTRQVFNAIRAARPTKLYLACDGPRNAEEAERCEEVRALAREVDWPCELHTRFNERNLGLRKGVSSAIAWFFEHEPEGIVLEDDTLPVPTFFRFCQELLERYRHDERVWVIMGNNLMDDWPGGTDGSYYYSAHGYGAPWGWASWRRTWSHYDVDMGAWPALKQSPLLKAFFLDRREEEDVHSMFDYVHCGRMNSWSYQLDITRVMNHGLNILPAVNLIRNIGFGADGTHTVDLSDPRNKDTARDIAFPLQHPRFMMLDARRDTAYFRRFIGSTPSYRFKRSLKALLGGPDGTMLKALSSIKAKLGGR